From a region of the Opisthocomus hoazin isolate bOpiHoa1 chromosome 21, bOpiHoa1.hap1, whole genome shotgun sequence genome:
- the PRPSAP1 gene encoding phosphoribosyl pyrophosphate synthase-associated protein 1 isoform X3 translates to MAAGGSRAVVGWRNSRGWCRAPRGLHDSLAMNAARSGYRVFSANSTAACTELAKRITERLGAELGKSVVYQETNGETRVEIKESVRGQDIFIIQTIPSKQSKMRKRGSIVCKLLASMLAKAGLTHIITMDLHQKEIQGFFSFPVDNLRASPFLLQYIQEEIPDYRNAVIVAKSPDAAKRAQSYAERLRLGLAVIHGEAQCTEQDMDDGRHSPPMVKNATVHPGLELPLMMAKEKPPITVVGDVGGRIAIIVDDIIDDVESFVAAAEILKERGAYKIFVMATHGLLSADAPHLIEESSIDEVVVTNTVPHEVQKLQCPKIKTVDISLILSEAIRRIHNGESMAYLFRNITVDD, encoded by the exons ATGGCCGCCGGGGGGAGCCGCGCTGTGGTCGGGTGGCGGAACTCGCGCGGCTGG TGTAGAGCTCCACGGGGATTGCATGATTCTTTGGCGATGAacgcagccagaagtggctaccggGTCTTCTCAGCCAACTCCACAGCAGCCTGCACCGAGCTGGCGAAGAGGATCACAGA GCGGCTCGGTGCTGAGCTGGGGAAGTCTGTGGTGTACCAGGAAACCAATGGAG AGACAAGAGTTGAAATAAAAGAATCAGTCCGGGGACAGGACATCTTCATTATACAGACAATCCCCAG CAAACAGAGCAAAATGAGGAAGAGGGGCTCTATAGTCTGCAAGCTGCTGGCTTCGATGCTGGCCAAGGCAG gtttAACACACATTATCACGATGGACCTTCATCAAAAGGAAATTCAAGGCTTCTTCAGCTTCCCAGTGGACAACCTGAGAGCATCCCCTTTCTTGCTTCAGTATATACAGGAAGAA ATTCCAGATTACAGGAACGCAGTTATTGTAGCCAAATCTCCCGACGCAGCTAAAAG GGCTCAGTCTTATGCTGAGAGACTGCGGCTGGGACTGGCAGTGATCCATGGAGAGGCTCAGTGCACAGAGCAGGACATGGATGATGGACGTCACTCCCCTCCGATGGTCAAAAACGCAACTGTGCATCCTGGTCTGGAGCTGCCAT tGATGATGGCCAAGGAGAAACCACCAATAACTGTAGTTGGAGACGTTGGAGGAAGAATTGCCATCATTGTG gATGACATCATCGATGATGTGGAAAGCTTTGTAGCTGCTGCTGAGATCCTGAAAGAGCGTGGAGCCTACAAGATTTTTGTGATGGCTACTCATGGGTTGCTGTCAGCAGATGCCCCCCATCTCATAGAGGAATCCTCCATCGATGAG GTGGTAGTAACCAACACCGTTCCTCACGAGGTGCAGAAGCTGCAGTGCCCCAAGATAAAGACTGTGGATATCAGTTTGATTCTCTCGGAAGCCATCCGACGGATCCACAACGGCGAGTCCATGGCCTATCTCTTTCGAAACATCACTGTTGATGACTAG
- the PRPSAP1 gene encoding phosphoribosyl pyrophosphate synthase-associated protein 1 isoform X1, whose protein sequence is MAAGGSRAVVGWRNSRGWCRAPRGLHDSLAMNAARSGYRVFSANSTAACTELAKRITERLGAELGKSVVYQETNGETRVEIKESVRGQDIFIIQTIPRDVNTAVMELLIMAYALKTSCARNIIGVIPYFPYSKQSKMRKRGSIVCKLLASMLAKAGLTHIITMDLHQKEIQGFFSFPVDNLRASPFLLQYIQEEIPDYRNAVIVAKSPDAAKRAQSYAERLRLGLAVIHGEAQCTEQDMDDGRHSPPMVKNATVHPGLELPLMMAKEKPPITVVGDVGGRIAIIVDDIIDDVESFVAAAEILKERGAYKIFVMATHGLLSADAPHLIEESSIDEVVVTNTVPHEVQKLQCPKIKTVDISLILSEAIRRIHNGESMAYLFRNITVDD, encoded by the exons ATGGCCGCCGGGGGGAGCCGCGCTGTGGTCGGGTGGCGGAACTCGCGCGGCTGG TGTAGAGCTCCACGGGGATTGCATGATTCTTTGGCGATGAacgcagccagaagtggctaccggGTCTTCTCAGCCAACTCCACAGCAGCCTGCACCGAGCTGGCGAAGAGGATCACAGA GCGGCTCGGTGCTGAGCTGGGGAAGTCTGTGGTGTACCAGGAAACCAATGGAG AGACAAGAGTTGAAATAAAAGAATCAGTCCGGGGACAGGACATCTTCATTATACAGACAATCCCCAG AGATGTAAATACTGCTGTCATGGAGCTGCTGATAATGGCGTACGCCCTGAAGACTTCCTGTGCCAGGAACATCATTGGGGTCATCCCTTACTTCCCTTACAGCAAACAGAGCAAAATGAGGAAGAGGGGCTCTATAGTCTGCAAGCTGCTGGCTTCGATGCTGGCCAAGGCAG gtttAACACACATTATCACGATGGACCTTCATCAAAAGGAAATTCAAGGCTTCTTCAGCTTCCCAGTGGACAACCTGAGAGCATCCCCTTTCTTGCTTCAGTATATACAGGAAGAA ATTCCAGATTACAGGAACGCAGTTATTGTAGCCAAATCTCCCGACGCAGCTAAAAG GGCTCAGTCTTATGCTGAGAGACTGCGGCTGGGACTGGCAGTGATCCATGGAGAGGCTCAGTGCACAGAGCAGGACATGGATGATGGACGTCACTCCCCTCCGATGGTCAAAAACGCAACTGTGCATCCTGGTCTGGAGCTGCCAT tGATGATGGCCAAGGAGAAACCACCAATAACTGTAGTTGGAGACGTTGGAGGAAGAATTGCCATCATTGTG gATGACATCATCGATGATGTGGAAAGCTTTGTAGCTGCTGCTGAGATCCTGAAAGAGCGTGGAGCCTACAAGATTTTTGTGATGGCTACTCATGGGTTGCTGTCAGCAGATGCCCCCCATCTCATAGAGGAATCCTCCATCGATGAG GTGGTAGTAACCAACACCGTTCCTCACGAGGTGCAGAAGCTGCAGTGCCCCAAGATAAAGACTGTGGATATCAGTTTGATTCTCTCGGAAGCCATCCGACGGATCCACAACGGCGAGTCCATGGCCTATCTCTTTCGAAACATCACTGTTGATGACTAG
- the PRPSAP1 gene encoding phosphoribosyl pyrophosphate synthase-associated protein 1 isoform X5 → MELLIMAYALKTSCARNIIGVIPYFPYSKQSKMRKRGSIVCKLLASMLAKAGLTHIITMDLHQKEIQGFFSFPVDNLRASPFLLQYIQEEIPDYRNAVIVAKSPDAAKRAQSYAERLRLGLAVIHGEAQCTEQDMDDGRHSPPMVKNATVHPGLELPLMMAKEKPPITVVGDVGGRIAIIVDDIIDDVESFVAAAEILKERGAYKIFVMATHGLLSADAPHLIEESSIDEVVVTNTVPHEVQKLQCPKIKTVDISLILSEAIRRIHNGESMAYLFRNITVDD, encoded by the exons ATGGAGCTGCTGATAATGGCGTACGCCCTGAAGACTTCCTGTGCCAGGAACATCATTGGGGTCATCCCTTACTTCCCTTACAGCAAACAGAGCAAAATGAGGAAGAGGGGCTCTATAGTCTGCAAGCTGCTGGCTTCGATGCTGGCCAAGGCAG gtttAACACACATTATCACGATGGACCTTCATCAAAAGGAAATTCAAGGCTTCTTCAGCTTCCCAGTGGACAACCTGAGAGCATCCCCTTTCTTGCTTCAGTATATACAGGAAGAA ATTCCAGATTACAGGAACGCAGTTATTGTAGCCAAATCTCCCGACGCAGCTAAAAG GGCTCAGTCTTATGCTGAGAGACTGCGGCTGGGACTGGCAGTGATCCATGGAGAGGCTCAGTGCACAGAGCAGGACATGGATGATGGACGTCACTCCCCTCCGATGGTCAAAAACGCAACTGTGCATCCTGGTCTGGAGCTGCCAT tGATGATGGCCAAGGAGAAACCACCAATAACTGTAGTTGGAGACGTTGGAGGAAGAATTGCCATCATTGTG gATGACATCATCGATGATGTGGAAAGCTTTGTAGCTGCTGCTGAGATCCTGAAAGAGCGTGGAGCCTACAAGATTTTTGTGATGGCTACTCATGGGTTGCTGTCAGCAGATGCCCCCCATCTCATAGAGGAATCCTCCATCGATGAG GTGGTAGTAACCAACACCGTTCCTCACGAGGTGCAGAAGCTGCAGTGCCCCAAGATAAAGACTGTGGATATCAGTTTGATTCTCTCGGAAGCCATCCGACGGATCCACAACGGCGAGTCCATGGCCTATCTCTTTCGAAACATCACTGTTGATGACTAG
- the PRPSAP1 gene encoding phosphoribosyl pyrophosphate synthase-associated protein 1 isoform X4, protein MFQRCKYCCHGAADNGVRPEDFLCQEHHWGHPLLPLQQTEQNEEEGLYSLQAAGFDAGQGRFNTHYHDGPSSKGNSRLLQLPSGQPESIPFLASVYTGRSEIPDYRNAVIVAKSPDAAKRAQSYAERLRLGLAVIHGEAQCTEQDMDDGRHSPPMVKNATVHPGLELPLMMAKEKPPITVVGDVGGRIAIIVDDIIDDVESFVAAAEILKERGAYKIFVMATHGLLSADAPHLIEESSIDEVVVTNTVPHEVQKLQCPKIKTVDISLILSEAIRRIHNGESMAYLFRNITVDD, encoded by the exons ATGTTTCAG AGATGTAAATACTGCTGTCATGGAGCTGCTGATAATGGCGTACGCCCTGAAGACTTCCTGTGCCAGGAACATCATTGGGGTCATCCCTTACTTCCCTTACAGCAAACAGAGCAAAATGAGGAAGAGGGGCTCTATAGTCTGCAAGCTGCTGGCTTCGATGCTGGCCAAGGCAG gtttAACACACATTATCACGATGGACCTTCATCAAAAGGAAATTCAAGGCTTCTTCAGCTTCCCAGTGGACAACCTGAGAGCATCCCCTTTCTTGCTTCAGTATATACAGGAAGAAGTGAG ATTCCAGATTACAGGAACGCAGTTATTGTAGCCAAATCTCCCGACGCAGCTAAAAG GGCTCAGTCTTATGCTGAGAGACTGCGGCTGGGACTGGCAGTGATCCATGGAGAGGCTCAGTGCACAGAGCAGGACATGGATGATGGACGTCACTCCCCTCCGATGGTCAAAAACGCAACTGTGCATCCTGGTCTGGAGCTGCCAT tGATGATGGCCAAGGAGAAACCACCAATAACTGTAGTTGGAGACGTTGGAGGAAGAATTGCCATCATTGTG gATGACATCATCGATGATGTGGAAAGCTTTGTAGCTGCTGCTGAGATCCTGAAAGAGCGTGGAGCCTACAAGATTTTTGTGATGGCTACTCATGGGTTGCTGTCAGCAGATGCCCCCCATCTCATAGAGGAATCCTCCATCGATGAG GTGGTAGTAACCAACACCGTTCCTCACGAGGTGCAGAAGCTGCAGTGCCCCAAGATAAAGACTGTGGATATCAGTTTGATTCTCTCGGAAGCCATCCGACGGATCCACAACGGCGAGTCCATGGCCTATCTCTTTCGAAACATCACTGTTGATGACTAG
- the PRPSAP1 gene encoding phosphoribosyl pyrophosphate synthase-associated protein 1 isoform X2: protein MNAARSGYRVFSANSTAACTELAKRITERLGAELGKSVVYQETNGETRVEIKESVRGQDIFIIQTIPRDVNTAVMELLIMAYALKTSCARNIIGVIPYFPYSKQSKMRKRGSIVCKLLASMLAKAGLTHIITMDLHQKEIQGFFSFPVDNLRASPFLLQYIQEEIPDYRNAVIVAKSPDAAKRAQSYAERLRLGLAVIHGEAQCTEQDMDDGRHSPPMVKNATVHPGLELPLMMAKEKPPITVVGDVGGRIAIIVDDIIDDVESFVAAAEILKERGAYKIFVMATHGLLSADAPHLIEESSIDEVVVTNTVPHEVQKLQCPKIKTVDISLILSEAIRRIHNGESMAYLFRNITVDD from the exons ATGAacgcagccagaagtggctaccggGTCTTCTCAGCCAACTCCACAGCAGCCTGCACCGAGCTGGCGAAGAGGATCACAGA GCGGCTCGGTGCTGAGCTGGGGAAGTCTGTGGTGTACCAGGAAACCAATGGAG AGACAAGAGTTGAAATAAAAGAATCAGTCCGGGGACAGGACATCTTCATTATACAGACAATCCCCAG AGATGTAAATACTGCTGTCATGGAGCTGCTGATAATGGCGTACGCCCTGAAGACTTCCTGTGCCAGGAACATCATTGGGGTCATCCCTTACTTCCCTTACAGCAAACAGAGCAAAATGAGGAAGAGGGGCTCTATAGTCTGCAAGCTGCTGGCTTCGATGCTGGCCAAGGCAG gtttAACACACATTATCACGATGGACCTTCATCAAAAGGAAATTCAAGGCTTCTTCAGCTTCCCAGTGGACAACCTGAGAGCATCCCCTTTCTTGCTTCAGTATATACAGGAAGAA ATTCCAGATTACAGGAACGCAGTTATTGTAGCCAAATCTCCCGACGCAGCTAAAAG GGCTCAGTCTTATGCTGAGAGACTGCGGCTGGGACTGGCAGTGATCCATGGAGAGGCTCAGTGCACAGAGCAGGACATGGATGATGGACGTCACTCCCCTCCGATGGTCAAAAACGCAACTGTGCATCCTGGTCTGGAGCTGCCAT tGATGATGGCCAAGGAGAAACCACCAATAACTGTAGTTGGAGACGTTGGAGGAAGAATTGCCATCATTGTG gATGACATCATCGATGATGTGGAAAGCTTTGTAGCTGCTGCTGAGATCCTGAAAGAGCGTGGAGCCTACAAGATTTTTGTGATGGCTACTCATGGGTTGCTGTCAGCAGATGCCCCCCATCTCATAGAGGAATCCTCCATCGATGAG GTGGTAGTAACCAACACCGTTCCTCACGAGGTGCAGAAGCTGCAGTGCCCCAAGATAAAGACTGTGGATATCAGTTTGATTCTCTCGGAAGCCATCCGACGGATCCACAACGGCGAGTCCATGGCCTATCTCTTTCGAAACATCACTGTTGATGACTAG